DNA from Mucilaginibacter mallensis:
GTCCGTTTAGCTCAGAAATTGAAGTCAAAAGCGACATAATATCCTTGCGTACAAATGGCTCGCCTCCAGTAATGCGTATTTTTTGAATGCCCATACTTACCAGCAAAGTGCAGGCACGCAGCATCTCCTCATAGCTCATTAATTCCTTTCGAGATAGCCAATTCAAGCCATCCTCGGGCATACAGTAAAAGCAGCGCAGGTTACACCTGTCTGTTACAGCCAGGCGAAGGTAATTAATGGGTCTGCCGTGATTATCTATTAGCAAGCTGGTAAATGTTTAAATAATATCTATACTTAACAAACTTCAACCTCTTAAGTTGAGGTTTGTCGTAAAATTAGGCAATACCTTTCACAGCAAAGTCTGTAAAATGTATTTAAATACAAAAATCCCGGCAAAAGCTATTACCGGGATTTAATATACTTAAAATTAGCCTTATTTCACAACCGCAAACCTGTATTCGCAATAACTTTTATAAACCGCTCCCGGTTTCAAGATTGTTGAAGGAAAATTTGGCTGGTTAGGCGAATCAGGATAATGTTGAGTTTCCATAGCAAATGCAGTTCTGCAATCATCCGTATGGCCATATTTCATCACGTTTTTACCCTGCATAAAATTACCTGTATAAAACTGCATACCTGGTTCTGTGGTAAACACGCTCATTTCAATACCTGTTTTATCGCCAATGGCAATAGCTACCGGTGTTTTATCATGATGTTTGTTCAACACATAATTATGATCATAGCCGTTACCCTCTTTTAATTGCACGTTATCGTCACCTATTCTTGCACCAATTTTTGCAGGTTGATTAAAATCAAATGGCGTGCCTTTAACAGCTTCTAATTCCCCTATCGGTATTAACTTAGAATTTACCGGAGTGTAAGCATCAGCATTTATTTGTACTACATGATCCAGGATAGTACCATTACCAATCCCATTTAAGTTAAAATACGGGTGACTGGTTAAATTTATCACCGTGGTTTTATCCGTAGTGGCTTCGTAATGTATTGTTAAACCATTATCATCTGTTAAACGGTAAATAACCTTAACATGCACATTACCGGGGAAACCTGCTTCCATATCTTTCGCCAAGTAAGTAAGTTCCAGTGTTGATGAATCACTCAGTACTCCATCCCACACTGCCGATTCAAAACCCGGCTTGCCACCATGCAATGTATTGGTGCCGTTGTTGGTAACAAGCGCGTACTCTTGTCCCTCTAAGGTAAATTTACCGTTAGCTATACGATTTGCGAAAGGGCCTATAAGCGCTCCATAATAACGTTCAGCTGATTTTTCGAAGCGCTCTACACTTTCAAAGCCTTCTACAACATCTACCAGCTTACCAGTTTTATCGGGCACCAGTATGCTCACTATGCGACCGCCGTAATTAGTAATTGCAGCTTCAGCACCGGCTTTATTTTTTAATAGGTATAAATGCGTTTGTTTACCGTCAATCGTTTTTTCAAAGGCTGTGGCAAGTGGTAATTGCGCGTGCCCGGCAGTATATGTCATAATTATAGATTTATGTTAGATGAAGATGATTACAGGCTACCAAAGATAATATTGACGCCTGTAAAATAATTGTTTAAATTAAAAACCCAGGCCATCGTTATCGATCACCGCACTTTCGCAGATGTAAGTGGGAACAATACCGGTAGCCGTTATTACGGTATCCAGATTTTTTGATAATGTATTACCTGATAACACCAATACCGTATCCAATCCGAATTTATTACCGCCTAATATAT
Protein-coding regions in this window:
- a CDS encoding aldose epimerase family protein, producing the protein MTYTAGHAQLPLATAFEKTIDGKQTHLYLLKNKAGAEAAITNYGGRIVSILVPDKTGKLVDVVEGFESVERFEKSAERYYGALIGPFANRIANGKFTLEGQEYALVTNNGTNTLHGGKPGFESAVWDGVLSDSSTLELTYLAKDMEAGFPGNVHVKVIYRLTDDNGLTIHYEATTDKTTVINLTSHPYFNLNGIGNGTILDHVVQINADAYTPVNSKLIPIGELEAVKGTPFDFNQPAKIGARIGDDNVQLKEGNGYDHNYVLNKHHDKTPVAIAIGDKTGIEMSVFTTEPGMQFYTGNFMQGKNVMKYGHTDDCRTAFAMETQHYPDSPNQPNFPSTILKPGAVYKSYCEYRFAVVK